The proteins below come from a single Eucalyptus grandis isolate ANBG69807.140 chromosome 3, ASM1654582v1, whole genome shotgun sequence genomic window:
- the LOC104439024 gene encoding disease resistance protein RPV1-like: MGCLQFFPENGIELLSLMSLIKIDKDDKIMMHDQLRDLGREIVRLEHTKEPQERSRLWIHEEALDVIDNNKGSSKIEALCLGLSEFEALFLGDYYYKKSYRGEQFNELTNLRFLQLGNVNLIRDFQNLLPQLRWLQWKGCPLDFNMVNFHPKKLAVLDLSRSYISEDWGGWDPLKMATKLKVLNLSYCENLRRIPNLSTLKSLEILNLENCRNLEEIHPSIWYIKTLVSLDVHGCFKLEKLPTRVGRMEELRELLYYDKLAQLPESMGSFKWLTKLDLSQTRIKELPEFIGSMKALETLNVSWCGLLDRIPNSIGNLASLSLLNLLGCQLLREIPNSIGKLTSLIKLQLTKTSITKLPESIGNLKNLRILELDETPMTNRIA, from the exons ATGGGATGCCTGCAGTTTTTCCCAGAGAACGGAATTGAACTATTGAGCCTTATgtccctaattaaaattgataaaGATGACAAGataatgatgcatgatcaattaagagatcttggaagagaaattgttcgTCTAGAACATACAAAGGAGCCTCAAGAGCGCAGTAGATTATGGATTCATGAGGAAGCCCTAGATGTTATTGACAACAACAAG GGTAGTAGTAAAATTGAAGCCCTTTGTCTTGGGCTTAGTGAGTTTGAGGCCCTTTTTCTTGGCGATTATTATTACAAGAAAAGCTACCGAGGTGAACAATTTAATGAACTCACCAACTTGAGGTTCCTTCAATTGGGCAATGTGAATCTTATCAGAGATTTCCAAAACTTGCTTCCTCAATTAAGATGGCTTCAATGGAAGGGTTGTCCCTTAGATTTCAATATGGTCAACTTTCATCCAAAGAAATTAGCCGTGCTGGATCTATCACGAAGTTATATTTCAGAGGATTGGGGAGGATGGGATCCACTCAAG atggcAACCAAGTTGAAAGTTCTCAACCTCTcatattgtgaaaatttgagaagaattcCCAACTTGTCTACTTTAAAAAGCTTAGAGATTTTGAATCTCGAAAATTGTCGGAATCTAGAAGAAATTCATCCTTCTATATGGTATATCAAGACCCTCGTCTCCTTGGATGTCCATGGCTGTTTTAAACTAGAGAAGCTACCAACAAGAGTAGGGAGAATGGAAGAATTGAGGGAGCTTCTATATTATGATAAACTTGCTCAGCTTCCTGAATCCATGGGTTCCTTTAAATGGTTAACTAAGCTGGATTTATCTCAGACAAGGATTAAAGAATTACCTGAATTCATTGGTTCTATGAAGGCGCTAGAAACTCTTAATGTCTCTTGGTGTGGATTATTAGATCGCATACCCAACTCCATAGGCAATCTAGCATCTCTATCTCTCCTTAACTTATTGGGATGCCAGTTGTTAAGAGAGATCCCCAACTCAATTGGAAAGTTGACATCGTTGATCAAGCTACAACTGACAAAGACTTCAATTACAAAATTACCAGAAAGCATTGGGAATCTGAAAAATTTGAGGATCTTGGAACTTGATGAAACTCCCATGACAAACAGAATTGCCTAG